AACTCGATAGAAAAGCTATTTAACCGTAGAAACGTTTATCTATTTTACgtagaaatattttaaagcacCTCGCTCGTTTCACGTCACATATGTAgctaattaaattaaatccaCTGTCTAAACCGGAAAAGGTGGAAAGATTTGCACAGCCCCAGATAAATACGATTTTCTTATTACTTTTTTCCCAAAAAGAGAACTCACTTGCGAGTAGTGTCtaggttttataaaaacaaacataaaaaataacgtAATAACAATATACACGCTTGCGAACAACTCCTTgaatattgagaaatgtataatgtaatgtgtaacatAACTTATCTTTGCCTGATGTTATTTCAGACTTTACCAACAGTTTCACAAATGCTAGCTGATAAAAGTGTTGCAAAGTTTATTGCCGcggttggtattttttttattttattttttttaaatattttttataacttgACAAAAATAAAGTGATGTCAATGTAAAAGCGGTCAAATTGCaacctttttaaaagaaagaaaaagccaGTTATGTAAAGTAGCTGAAATATGTTGTGTTTCTGTATAGTTTTGCGGATGCCCGGCGTTTTCTGCTCAATCTGTTATAATGTATAAATGTACCATCATTACGATGATAGATTGCATTGTGGGTGTCAATATAAATTGACGGCCATATTTGCCGGTGCTGCTGCTGTAAACAACAAAAGTGTCTGCGAGAGACAGAGACGCTTCACGGAATTTCaggacatttttaatttgtttaatttataatgtCTCTGGGAATGTCCTACAAACCCAGCCTCCACTCGCACATTCCCGGAACCTCCGTGAACCAGGGTAAGCCAGAAATGTCTGTTTACCCGCAACTGTATCACTGTTTTATTGTTACAATGAATACCTGGGGAAAGCCCGTGTCTGTAGTTTTTTGTCCAGTTATATATGTAGGGTCAGATCCTGAGAGCTGATTCATATCCGCCATTATTACTAatcataaaagctttttttttttttttttttttttacgtctgtAAAGTAAATAAACGAGGATAAGAGAGTCCGGATTAACCGAGTCCGGGATCCCCGGTACCCGCCTTTGTTCGCGTTGATCTATGTATTACAGCGTTGTAAGAACATGTATCCCTTTGGCTTCTTAAACGAGCCCGTTCGGTTTCCTCCATGATCGCCTCCCCGGGGCTGGTGATTGATCGGGATCaggaatgttctttttttgtccGCCGAGGACACCTAGTGTCAGATAGGCGGTATTACATGTTAAATACGGGAACTGTAGGGCACACATTTCTGATTCCCTATACATCTGCACTGTATGTGTACGTGCATAGATCTATTGGCTgcctgttaataaaaataatgcttaaACTTATTGGTTCACCCCACTGTTGTTTACCCATAATGCACGCGTTTACAAATtggtataccccccccccccccgaaaattCCTATCAGCATTAATGCACATTCACAAAATGGGCCACTTAACaaagtctgtatttcaaaatgcaatagTTTACATGCAGAACTTGATCAATCCAGTGTGTATTGAttatacggggggggggggggggggcatttgaCCCACACTACAGAATACTATACAAAGTAAAACCTATTCCTAGGAGTCTGGGGTCACAAGAGGATACATCTATTTCACACACTGTCTAGCGGAATAGCAAAAGAGTGATCATGACCTGTAATGAACTTCAGTAAACGTTATTCTCACATTTGTAGAAGTAAGCATACCTAAAAGTGCGTTGattcatcttgtttttttttcagttggaaaTGTCCATTCTCCTTCCACAAGCTTAGCAGCATCCGTAGTGTCTTACAGGCCCCTAGTGAACGACTATGGGCCGCCATCGTTAGGGTTCCCACAGGTAAAGAACCAtatctttatattattataattattattcccACTTGCCTTCCACTGAGTCTGCACAGGAACCAGCAAGTGCAATTAAAACTGGTCCTGCTGTGGATACTGATACAGCTGTAACTGCAGAACTGTGGGCTGGGTTTGTGTATACACACAGCTGTAtacacacagctgtaactgcAGAACTGTGGGCTGGgtttgtgtgtatacacacagctgtaactgcAGAACTGTGGGCTGGgtttgtgtgtatacacacagctgtaactgcAGAACTGTGGGCTGGgtttgtgtgtatacacacagctgtaactgcAGAACTGTGGGCTGGGTTTGTGTAtacacacagctgtaactgcAGAACTGTGGGCTGGgtttgtgtgtatacacacagctgtaactgcAGAACTGTGGGCTGGgtttgtgtgtatacacacagctgtaactgcAGAACTGTGGGCTGGgtttgtgtgtatacacacagctgtaactgcAGAACTGTGGGCTGGGTTTGTGTGTATGCACCAGGATTGACCAAGATCATTACAATCCTGATTCTTTTAGAAATACTATTTGAAATGGTCATTTATGATTGCAGGTGTGCTTGATGTAATCtaacgttcttttttttttttcatattgcttgaCAGGGGAGCAGTGGTAATCAAGTGCCTCAAAGCAAATATGCAGAACTTCTATCTATTATTGAAGAGCTAGGGAAAGAAATTAGACCAACGTATGCTGGAAGCAAAAGTGCCATGGAGAGACTAAAACGAGGTGAAAATcatttacttttaatattttgtgacTCCATTCATAATTTGAAACGCTCACAAGTGTCAAACGTCTGTGTGActtctgcatttattttgtgGCACCACTTTTCGGCTCTTGTTTTCATTTCTCTCGTCTCTTTGTAAATGTCTATGGAGGTGCTCCCCGATGTGCTTTGTTGGTATATTGTGGTTATTTTAATATTGCCACTGCAGTTGGTTATTAAGAGACTGCAGTCTGTTTGTTGCTTGTATTTTATGCTCTGGGCGTGGTGTAATTTAGTTTCATTTTGCGTGTTCTGTTATATTCTGTATTGTTCTCACAGACCGGTGAATAAGCAAATCAAAGCTATTTCTCATTCTTTTAAAGGTATCATTCATGCTAGAGGACTGGTACGGGAATGCCTGGCTGAAACAGAGAGGAATGCAAGATCCTAGCTgctggaatgaaacatttcaactccgtttaaaactgacaaaaacaacaTCACTTTGAAAGCCTACCTTCTAAACATTCTCGTTCAGGAAAGCTAAACTATTGTCCTTAAAAACGAATCTGACTGCTGGCCTGaggaatgcaaaaaaacaaagttaaagacCAGTATATAAAACTATACTTGACAGGAATTTACATTCTTTTTACCCATTTGGGAACCTATCACCTTTTCTTGACTTCATAGAAAGAGAAACTAATCACTTTGCATGCTTGATAGCCAGAGCTCCTAATTCATAAACACTAAACTGCATGGCTTGTACAGGGTTAGACTGTAGTAGGGGCATTTAATGACAGAGAACCAGTCCTAAGATTTCATATTTTTAACACACTTAGGGGGCAGAGTAACAAATAGTGCCAAAAATACCACATACTGGGTTTGGATAAACTATTGTAATAAAGCCATTATTTGCatctttgtatgtatttattactcAGTGTAATAAAACTTATTTTCATTAAATCTGCAGCGTTCACAATTTTTGTTCATAATCTTCAGTTGTACCCGCCCTGATATATACCTGGCCACCATTTGTGtagaaatgatacattttaatagattttacaGACAACTTCTGTTATGCATTAATAAGTACTTGAGTACCCAGAATTCAAACTTCACACTCAGAAACGTATTGCTGAAAGGCAATGTAACAAACTGGGATACATTTGTACCTTTGGCTGTTTTTGTgcgttttctattttaaatgtaaactttgttgTAATTTTCAGAATcagacaacaataaaaaaaataaataaatcacacgcTTTTAAAGAATCAACAGAAATCCGATCCCATTTATAAATTCAATACTGTCACATACTGTCTCCTACTTGCTCCATTTTCTGCACACACCCTTTTTAACTGCAACACACGCTTATATCTCGCAGCCTTCTTTCCCCCTGGGCCGTAGAGAGAAGAAACAAAACCCTATTTCTGATGTTGTCACTTCATAATTCAAGGCAGTTTGTCTTTggagaacacatttaaacactttCAGGAGTCTGTTTCCTCACTTTGTTTAAACTCTTCTTTTCTAAAATGTCTTTTGCCTTCTTCCTTTTGTCTTGCTTCCTCCACTCAGCTGCTTTCCGGTTTTTCACAATGTCACTGTCTTCGCCTTTGTAGAAAACGTCAAGCTTCCCCTGCATAATTGTTCTGGCTCTTTTTCTGTTGGTCTCCACTGACCCAGTGACACTGCAAttaaaaagacaacaaacaaGCCTTTGTCAATACAGCCCCAGCACTACGAAACTAATCGCACCCCGTCGGTAGTCCACAGGGCATTTTCACAGACTAGTTATGCTACTTTGTAAAGCTGCTGTGGAGAAACTAAATCCCATCGCAGAGCACTGAAACCTGGCAGGGGAAATCATGAAATGATCAGCAACACGATTCTACCaccaaaaataactttttgtcTGATCCCTACAGATTTAACTGCACTGACCGCTTGAAGAGTAATTCCAAATTTCATTCTGCGTGGTTCTTATTGCACTTtggataatgtatttttattttattttttctttacttttctggTAATCCACtgttgtgcactagatggcgctggcttcGCCTTCTGtaaaagacactggctgatctagcctacgtTACTGTACATATCTAGGGCAGGTAGCGAGAACAGGGAAGCAATCCTGAATGCACAGTACTGATGTCACTGAAATAAGAGCCACTGAAAATGATCGCATTCATAAAAGCTAAGggtacaataaacaaaaataagaacatttgaatgtatttaccagggatggaaacaagacacCTATTAACATAACAATTTCACCCATTCAGGTTAACAGAAGCATGATTAGCCACACTATAAACAACAGgctcaggcgtgtcttattaaaaggcagcaaaaccaggaatggatcaaatagCTATGCAATGGGTGTCACGTCCATCCACGACTTTAGATTGTCTTAAAAGGTTCCATCATCCAAAACTGTAAGCACTCAGACATAAGATATACagtggaatacaaaaaaaaaacgtcactCAGTAATACAGTGTACAATTATAATATCAAATCCTGCTCAATCAGGGCtgcattttaaatggcattttcaaATCCATTACACAGTGAATGCTGGTCTACACAGAGATAGCGCTCCAGATATATAGCTTACCTTTACTTGGCATATATAAcagtgtaaacttttttttttcgtttttaaaTTCAAAGCTTGATATTTTCAACGCGACTTGTGAACTGTCACCCTTGCTATTTGTATAAGCACAGTAATCCTCACCTATAATTCCGTCCTTCTGCAGCCACCACAGCACACGAAACGTGCGTCCAGCGCAGCCCTGTGTTGTGTTTCAATGCGCAGGGCCACATTTTGACAAGCCAATCGCATTTCCGATAAAACGTTCTAACCGAACAAGAAGGTCCCTTCAGCCAATCGGCACTTTAGCTTTCGAAGTGCGTCAACCAATTAGAGGCTTCAAggcattttggggtttttttttatgttgccgTTGACGGATGTCAGACTAAAACAGGAAGGTTCGTTTCTCGCGGGCTTAaggtacaaatacaaatatggGGCGAGTATGCGGGTAAGTGCAAGCttaaatatttttacatgtaaTAATATAGTCTAAAAGCAAGCTACATTGAATGCATTTCATGCCCGTTTGCTGTTATTCTCTTTAAACCAATGCGGGGTTAAATATAAGTGGTGCAGACCAGAACAGAAGCCCCTTTTTTTTGCACAGCAGAACCTATTTTAATGTTATCAGCAAATAACAGTACAGTCCTACACTCTCAGTATGACGGTGCGTTGCGTACTAACGTCTGTATacacactgtgttttatttcaaatcattAAACTGAGAGAGAAGTGTTAACGGTATTTACCTCTCGAGTGTGAAGGTTGTCAAATATCCAGTGATTGAAAAAACACGGTATTTGACTTTCAATTTGGTGTGTAACGTGCGGTAATGCTTGTGGAAGTACATataccttttacaaaaaaaaaaaaaatgtttgataacGTCTCCCTTTTAGAAGCGCATCATTATACAGCCAGAGTTGCTGTAGACCCCGGTAAAGATGCGCGTATGGTTGGTGcaacataatattattattcatttgctGTACATTTTGAGATAAGTGACACCCTTAAGACAGTTACAACCTTAAGTCTTTTGAAACGTGTCACGTGACATAATTAGCAATATGGCCCCACATAGAAATTGACATGGTTGTATAaatgtgtacttgcatatatattttattcaatagGTGTCAGACAGTCACTAATAACAAGGTAACCTAAGGATGTCCACAGATGACAGTATATCTGAAGAGGTGTCCTATTCTGCTGGTGTGAGCCATGAAAATGTTGAGAGCAGTGGCACTAAAGAGAGCGAGTCCTCCATCATATCATCAGAGGACAGCCCCCCAATCCAGCCAGGAGCAGACATGGAGAAGTCTCCTGCAAAGCCTGTCAAAACAGTGAAAGGATTCTTCTGGTCTTCTCCAGAACTGATGAACAGCACTGACCCTAGAACTGCAATACAGCACAGCTCAAACAAGAGCAGGTACTGTGGATaaagaggagggggggaggggagtgTTGTTGACTGTAATCTAGGATATGCTTGCTATGTAGAATAGCATTGGAATATCAGATGAAGAATGCAAGATTATGTGCTCTATGTATTTGCACGACCTTTGTTTTAAAGTAGTGTTTGACAATGTAGTGTAACTGGTTTTGTATGTAAGTGTGATAAAATTGTTAAATGCATGTTCCCAATGGCCTTTTCCATCTtcctaatattatatttttaataaaaaataagattgtgtttgttttttatacgtTGCAGGGTAAATGCAGGTGAAACGCTCGGCTCAGAGAGAAATCTACCTTCCATAAACCCCAGTCCTATTGAAAACCTAACAGCTCTAGTGAAAGACATCCAGATAAGTGGAGACTGTGACCCAGAGGTTTGGAAGAACTGTGAGGTAAGGAGGACAGTCACGCAATATTACATATTAGTGGTCAGAGACTCTATTGGGAACCAGAAGCTGGGTGgaatacattactgctgtttGCACACAATCCAAAACTAACcaatatacctgtctctgtaagACCACCTGGGGATCTCAGTAGTTTACTGGCGATATCACAGTAAGACAAAATATATCATGTTACTGGtatctttaaaacaatatttgtcaTTTTTGCTTACAGTGCCACAGCCAGCTTAACATTGGGTTGTTCCTTTGCAGTAGGTGCATTTTACTGAACTAGTGAACTCCAACTGATCTTAAGTGTACACAAGCATTACAGTCCCTCATTTTGTACAATAACGTAGGGGCTGCATCCTTTCCATTTCCATAGCCTTATATCATGAGCACTGCGTTCACATTTTGGATCTCGCCAGCGAGGCACTGCTGTGATCCAATTACCATGATTCCTCCGACTGAGCTACATTCTGCCTCGTGGCACTCCTCTCCTTTCTGCATGTATATCCCTGGCAACATTTGCACAGACCAGGGCACAGCTGCTCCACACTGAAAAGCACCATAAGTAGAAAAAACACATGTCTCTTGTTATTTTGAACCAAAATGACTCCAGTGTAGAAGCCAAGCGATAGTGCAACACTTTAAGGGGTTTCAGTACAGATCTGGGTGTATTTTAACAAGTATTATTTCCCCGATACATGTTATAGCTTGTTGTAAATGGAATATTTTACATTCATCATAATGTCCTTATTCTAAACAGGCCAGATGGCTCCAGCTGTTTCAACTGGTGGAAAAGCAGTACCAAGATCAAATTCTTGCCCAACATGAACAGTACCAGTGCCAGATTCAAGTAAGCCTGTgcattaacaattttttttaaatagcatctTAAAACCATGTTATAGGTGTTGAAAATGAAGCTAATATCACCTTAGTATTTCTCAAGAATGTACTATTAGGCTGTGGATCTGTGTATTGGTGACAGTttgagttttgtttaaaatattgtttgttttgtttttctctaatTCAGCTCATACAGGATGAAATCAAAGCTTTAGTCCTGATAAAGAAGAAGCAGAACTCCCTGCACAATACTGAAGCGTTTGCTGTGGTTCCTGATAACTCTGTTTTATTAGGAATTCTTAACGGATGCCATTCAAAACCCTTTTTGCGGCACAAACAGACTTCCATACATCCCAGTGCTGGTGAAATAGGAAGACCGCACAATTCCTCAGACACGAATCCAGAGGACTCTGCTTTTGCTGTTTTACTGAGCAGTGGGTTTGGGACGGGTGGCCCGGAACATAGTTTAAACAAACACGTGGACTCCAGTAACGGCAAGAACACCTTGAAGGGAAAGCATGCAGGGCACGCTCTCTATCCCTCGGAAAACCTGTCATGCCCATTTAAGTCAGACAGGGTTTCTAAAGGAAATAACTCTCAGCATGAATTACGGACTGCTCAGGAAAAAATGTGCAACGTTTCTCCTGCAGGCAGTAAGCAAACCAATCCAAACCTGTCAGTTGATCAAAGAAAAATGAAGGGGTAGGTACTGGATATTTTTACAAATGTTATGCAACCGctaataaataattttgaaatatgGAAAGATCTGATTAGGTATAGAATACATTAGACTTGTATACCTCCCTCTTAAGTTGATGCACAGTAAGGTAATCGCAGAAATGTATGGGTTGAGAAAAATAGATCAAATGAGTAAATATTCAATGTATGAATTAGCATTTGCTATCCCCTTAGTTTTCTTGTTATATGCAGACATCTGCATCATTAACTATAAAAACTAAGGCAATATCACCCCCGAATCGGGGGTTGCATGTTAATAGTTTAACAGTTGTGTGTATTACAGTCAGTTATTGACATCATGGGCACAGAAGCAAAAGCATaagagcagagctgtgcaggACACACGCCAGGAAGAGCAGGCAAAAAGGAACAGGAGTCCAGATCATCACGAAGATGTAAGTGCTCAGTGAGGTTCGTAGATTTGTAATGAATGACAGTCCCTGGTGACTGGGATCAAGTGCAGGCCTGGTTGTATTGTTGGGTCTTTCAGGGTTTTGGGATGAACATGAGCTAAAATATTCTAGGGATACAAAATATTTTGACAATAAGGATTCTACCGACTGCCATAGAAACATCTCTGTCAACCAAATTCCACTGTGAACACAATCTGGACAAAATGACTTCTGATAGGGTAGAGTACACTGCAGACAAGAAAGTGATTAAAGGAATAATATGTCTTGATGTTTATTGTTGGAGGATAGGAAATCATTTTCACCACTTTATGTAGTGGCTGTGTGTCTTTTGTCCTGACAGTATGCTTTTGACAGTCCTTGTTTGTGGTCTAGCTTTGCAAGTATTATAGAAATAAAGCAAATGCTTTGTTGGTTTGCAAGGCAAGCGCACActtatgaattttttttatttcagattcaTTCTTGCTCTGCTGTACAGTCGCCTCATTCCTTCTTCCTAGGGAAACGAAATGATAGCCCAGACTCCCTCGTGTCTGAAGCTTCAGGTAAAGAAATGTCAGCGCTATGGTATTCTTCCCTGCATGATTTTATAACTGTTTTAAACCCTCTGATTTAGTACTTAATCCTCTATCCCAGAAGGTATCTCAGTAGAATCGAAGTTGCAGTCCGCAGTGTCACCCAGTCAGATTTGGCTTGCAGTGTCCTGGACCTAGATAACCCTATTGGTACATCATAGTGATATGTCTGTGTTGGTGCATTAACAGGatatttagaatgttttttaCATTGGcacataatgtttatttttaaaggtttgaCGTTTGACTCGCTCACCCTAATTTGTGGCAAtggctgatttttcttttttactatgAATTGTATGTAGGTCTTACATACTGGAAACTGGATGAAAGTGAACTGTATCGCTCTTTGCCGGAGAACTTGGAAAATGGGTCCTATTTTTACATGCAAGATGAGTCTATCAATCCGGTATGCACATGCTGTTTATATGTAACTACAGTACAAGTTAAGATGTGACCATTATATTAACTTCTAAATCCAACGTGAAGTGATATTTCAAATCTGTGATGACCCTGACGTCCATCTGTTTTTAACCTTTAGCATCACACAGACGAGCCGAGGCTGCCTGCTTCTCTTAAAGTAATCTATCATATGAAGCAAAAGGGAGACGCAAACATTCATGACAGGGATTCTTATTCTTCCCAGTTTGACCCAAGTCAGTCTGCTCCACAGGTAAGGTACATTTGTAAAAGAACGTTTCGACAGATCCTTGATGATTGTATTGTGCAATAGTTCAGTAACAGCATGGGAATCCCAGATTAGTATGAATAATTTAACAGGCACCTGGAAGTAAGTCGGTACCTTTAGCTCAGAATATAACCGATGTCAAAATGCATTTGTTAGTTGCAGTGATTTACGTTATGCTGACAAGTGTGCAAGCTACACCGAAGAACTGGGGATAAGCATgaaactttttaatattttgcttaAATGTAAAATCATATTCCGTTTTAATCTTTATTAGAATATTTCTCCTTTTTTTTAGGTTTTGACCCTTGACCCAACACTTCACATGAAGCCAGCTGATAGGGATTCATTGTTTTCCTCACCTTCTCATTTCAATACTGCATCATTCCTTGAAGAAACCAAGCCTTCAGCAGCTGCCGGGGATGCAGTTAGTCCAGACTCCATGGCAGAAGCGCCTTCTCAAAGCCATACTGACACCTATTCCATTTCAAACGACAGTAGCTTGTCAGCAGAACAGATAAATGGGACGCATAGACTTTCTTTACAAAAAAGTGCTTTACCAAGCAAGAACAGGAGTCTTTGTTCTACCTCTCCGAAAGCCGTTTGCACAAATGGACAGCATCCAGCTTTCCGTAACGGCATTCAGAACGATAGCTTGTCCAACACAGATGATGAAGGGAGCTGCTCAACCCTCACCCCACCGTCTAGAATAGAGAGCAGcctgtctctgcatgccagtggagccAGGGGTTCAGACAGAACCATATCCTTGTCCTCCTTGGAGGACCCTGTTGTTTCGTCACTGTACGTTTTGCCCCATTGTGTTTTTGCGTTTAACTTGCTACTATAATATGT
Above is a window of Polyodon spathula isolate WHYD16114869_AA chromosome 25, ASM1765450v1, whole genome shotgun sequence DNA encoding:
- the LOC121299511 gene encoding cyclin-dependent kinase 2-associated protein 1-like, with the protein product MSLGMSYKPSLHSHIPGTSVNQVGNVHSPSTSLAASVVSYRPLVNDYGPPSLGFPQGSSGNQVPQSKYAELLSIIEELGKEIRPTYAGSKSAMERLKRGIIHARGLVRECLAETERNARS